The Leishmania major strain Friedlin complete genome, chromosome 31 genome contains a region encoding:
- a CDS encoding putative dynein-associated protein — MNKANPSAAEREAHLQNVEDTLNRIAHHEGVLGYFIMEPQKGKLLSFAGFRGSSREAHRYADTLKGFIDLTTSTVRTIDWKDEMTFLRISCDAVDILVAPDANKEYTMVVVQTVKGRCA; from the coding sequence ATGAACAAGGCGAACCCCTCGGCAGCGGAGCGTGAGGCCCACCTTCAGAATGTGGAGGACACACTGAACCGCATTGCTCACCACGAAGGGGTGCTGGGCTACTTTATCATGGAGCCGCAGAAGGGGAAGCTGCTTAGTTTTGCAGGCTTTCGGGGGAGCTCCAGAGAGGCGCATCGCTACGCTGACACGTTGAAGGGGTTCATCGACCTTACCACCTCCACTGTTCGAACCATCGACTGGAAAGACGAGATGACATTTCTGCGAATTAGCTGCGACGCTGTCGACATTCTCGTCGCACCGGACGCGAACAAAGAGTACACGATGGTGGTCGTTCAAACTGTCAAAGGGCGGTGCGCCTGA
- a CDS encoding putative protein kinase — protein MSAFSSVLGVPGTTGDVKYVKKKLIGTGSYGEAWLVERVSDKAIFVAKTMDLGKMSARDRTYAYSEIKCLASCHHPNIIKYIEDKEDNEHLLIVMEFADSGDLDRQIKARATDFKHFQEHEALFLFLQLCLALDHIHGHKMLHRDIKGANVLLTSTGLIKIGDFGFSHQYDDTVSGVVANTFCGTPYYLAPELWNNQRYSKKADVWSLGVLLYEIMALKRPFTSTNMKGLMAKVLSGDYEPLPEVYSADFRDVVRKILVCDAVQRPSVRDIFRFPYVREGLKVFMHTMKKNSRIDNEVKDALMEHVTEILSSESVVVPKSTPVGQINKDVFFSGYLNKLKGGDNHSWKKRYLQVQKGHFIMSDKESDTEGKALSLEHIQSVCPVPVSTAKREHVFALHTTSGKSMWFEAASLENMEEWIHAIQCGLGVA, from the coding sequence ATGAGCGCCTTCTCGTCTGTGCTCGGTGTGCCAGGTACGACTGGAGATGTCAAGTACGTGAAGAAGAAGCTCATTGGTACCGGCTCGTACGGTGAGGCCTGGTTGGTGGAGCGCGTTAGCGACAAGGCGATCTTTGTCGCGAAAACAATGGACCTCGGGAAGATGTCAGCGCGTGATCGCACGTACGCGTACAGCGAAATCAAGTGTCTTGCAAGCTGCCACCATCCGAACATCATCAAGTACATTGAGGACAAGGAGGATAATGAGCATTTGCTCATTGTAATGGAGTTCGCCGACTCGGGTGACCTTGACCGCCAGATCAAGGCGCGTGCGACCGACTTCAAGCACTTCCAAGAGCACGAGGcgcttttcctttttctgcAGCTTTGTCTTGCGCTAGACCACATCCACGGTCACAAGATGCTGCATCGTGACATCAAGGGAGCCAATGTGCTCCTTACCTCAACCGGGCTGATCAAGATTGGTGACTTTGGGTTTAGTCACCAGTACGATGACACCGTGTCCGGAGTCGTGGCAAACACTTTCTGTGGCACACCGTACTACCTTGCGCCGGAGCTGTGGAACAACCAACGCTACAGCAAAAAGGCGGACGTGTGGTCACTGGGTGTTCTACTGTACGAAATCATGGCACTGAAGCGCCCATTCACCTCCACCAACATGAAGGGTCTCATGGCAAAAGTGCTTAGTGGGGACTACGAGCCGCTCCCCGAGGTGTACTCGGCCGACTTTAGGGATGTGGTCCGCAAGATCCTTGTCTGTgatgcggtgcagcggccgAGCGTGCGGGACATATTCCGGTTCCCCTATGTGCGGGAGGGTCTGAAGGTCTTTATGCACACTATGAAGAAGAATTCGCGAATCGACAACGAGGTAAAGGATGCGCTGATGGAGCACGTAACGGAGATCCTGTCTAGCGAGTCAGTCGTGGTGCCAAAGAGCACCCCTGTCGGTCAGATCAACAAGGATGTCTTTTTCTCGGGGTACCTGAACAAGCTGAAGGGCGGCGACAACCACTCGTGGAAGAAGCGGTACCTCCAGGTGCAGAAGGGTCATTTCATTATGTCTGACAAGGAGTCCGACACCGAGGGCAAGGCACTGAGCCTGGAGCACATTCAGAGTGTGTGCCCGGTCCCTGTGAGTACGGCGAAGCGCGAGCACGTCTTTGCGCTTCACACGACGAGCGGCAAGTCGATGTGGTTTGAAGCTGCGTCGCTAGAGAACATGGAAGAGTGGATTCACGCGATTCAGTGCGGCCTCGGCGTTGCGTGA
- a CDS encoding iron/zinc transporter protein-like protein, translating into METAKLSVEASTRYLMELGYHVSAPLNADGSSAASAGEAGDSLCKGFAGAYSLGLHVGALFLILFVSLLGTAIPILGKCIPSLMRYPYVFSVAKSAATGVLLSVSTIHLIFEGAEAFSEDCIPAVLKSYRPLYFLLALIAVLLMQALDMQLADIAERWMKAKLKRETEAVKAESKCNDECCGLSPDVDVGVTTGPAQADGPLIDERKSTSSKSDVQTTVPAAALDDCKVPLVAVSPEHPEHYHHCDEPSAHGHQHLSVAPLRDMGYLRYVISAVCLEFGVTLHSVFVGLDVGLKTDSELKPLLVALVFHQLFEGMAVGSRLVDAKFSATLDVVLALVFSLSAPAGMAASAIAVSVSPSAMSGSVFATVVAVLDTLCGGILLYLAFTLLLGDFVADVKHYCCDGQRHRMAKKIILFVSLWVGMGLMALVGNWL; encoded by the coding sequence ATGGAGACGGCGAAACTGAGCGTGGAGGCGAGCACAAGGTATCTGATGGAGCTCGGGTATCATGTGTCTGCGCCGCTCAACGCCGACGGCTCGAGTGCTGCCAGCGCCGGAGAGGCCGGGGACTCGCTGTGCAAGGGCTTCGCCGGGGCCTACTCACTTGGCCTGCATGTCGGCGCGCTGTTCCTGATTCTCTTCGTGTCGCTCCTCGGCACTGCGATTCCGATTCTCGGCAAGTGCATCCCTTCTCTCATGAGGTACCCGTATGTGTTCTCCGTGGCGAAGTCCGCTGCAACgggcgtgctgctgtctgtgTCGACGATTCACCTGATCTTCGAGGGCGCCGAGGCTTTCTCGGAGGATTGCATCCCCGCCGTGCTGAAGAGTTACAGGCCGCTGTACTTCTTGCTTGCCCTGATtgctgtgctgctgatgcAGGCGCTAGACATGCAGCTGGCGGACATCGCTGAGCGCTGGATGAAGGCCAAGctgaagagagagacagaggcggTCAAGGCGGAAAGCAAGTGCAACGACGAGTGCTGCGGGTTGTCTCCTGATGTGGACGTCGGCGTCACCACGGGCCCAGCACAGGCGGATGGGCCTCTGATCGATGAACGTAAGAGCACGAGTTCGAAGAGCGATGTACAGACGACGgtgcccgccgctgcgttgGATGACTGTAaggtgccgctggtggcggtgtcgcCGGAGCACCCCGAGCACTACCATCACTGCGATGAGCCCTCTGCTCACGGGCACCAACATCTGTCAGTGGCGCCACTACGGGACATGGGCTATCTCCGCTACGTGATCTCCGCCGTGTGCTTGGAGTTCGGTGTGACACTGCACAGCGTGTTTGTTGGCCTGGATGTCGGACTCAAGACCGACAGTGAGCTGAAGCCGCTGCTTGTGGCGCTTGTGTTCCACCAGCTGTTCGAGGGCATGGCGGTTGGGTCGCGTCTCGTGGACGCCAAGTTTTCGGCCACCCTTGATGTTGTCCTTGCCCTTGTGTTCTCCCTCAGCGCGCCAGCTGGCATGGCAGCATCCGCGATTGCCGTGTCCGTGTCGCCGTCTGCAATGTCCGGCAGCGTCTTCGCCACTGTCGTTGCTGTACTGGACACGCTGTGCGGCGGCATCCTGCTGTACCTCGCCttcacgctgctgcttggtGACTTTGTGGCGGATGTGAAGCACTACTGCTGCGATGGGCAGAGGCACCGCATGGCGAAGAAGATCATCCTGTTTGTGTCGCTGTGGGTGGGCATGGGGCTGATGGCGCTTGTGGGCAACTGGCTgtag
- the SCG5 gene encoding phosphoglycan beta 1,3 galactosyltransferase 5: protein MATAVALSQSILSLTLCFAHPRSSCGSFSTLTQNAGSCCLACAHPARQAAMASAAQHIITPAVIRAKYSGYVLSNGVKCVIVQDANAKMPAAAMSIRAGQLNDPVDLPGLAHFCEHMLFMGTEKFPKEDEFDSFVSKASGLTNAFTEGCDTVYYFSVSDGSLKGALERFVEFFASPSFSPGAMAREVNAVHSEDEKNHNNDYWRLDELIRDFCNPKHPRSRYGNGNLTTLRDKPQRRGIDVREALKTFHSRYYLADGATIAVVSMRPADEVLSLIEGPLTRMKKGAVPRFSFLEAGEHLFTSAALGSWTNVRTVQKMRELRLMWAVRSPSSAWRTTPSAYIAHLLGHECNTSVLGVLKKRNWATGMLAGSYRVDDDFEVLEASVTLTVEGFRNVLKVVDLLYQGIGQSIAHDVDAEVYKGMKAEERLFFESVDAGAPANHCVTLAQNANVTDLEHCWIGGNVVLEDDMEAALAYVRQLTPQNCVMVMQWGDMPSDAPAGATSAEENPVECHAKQHDEEDDEDSQSAEEETAEETEQAEESDASAEELFLSLPAFAQVRVSSVSRFHRALYQTVKIPEEYEARWQSLISGPYPPELALPSTNPFIATDFTIHPPAAAEAVDEIASPHAVTYVRRDAGHHSTFKMALRCNVLSPVASASPLNRLYTRVMHGILSNAITETAYYAMLASLTNAVILSETGLGFAVEGPSQKLYEFFFAVVRKGLSTQVLQGTAEEYATYLETGVQKLKNVGMSQPYKVLHETQKKATRHTYYLFNEMVACESAATYEGYCTFVKQYLESGLLLECFVAGNVLSTQDVREMLVGPLEDLLATLTIPIPLKESIPRVRDTYGPRTEDGKANESVLCTFDVLSMPPSNPADPNAAVLVDVIIGEATPRVMALTDTAMKLISSSFFNVLRTREALGYVVFAESSVVYCTAHALFVVQSALKDVDCVYLLSRIVAFFSAVEAQLDTLCSAEEVEKVKGGLIAALEKVPDSVEGDVRRLEGEYFSLSKFESRQRTIAALLAITSEDVKSHLRKFFFNNRSGSRALALCINNARTAATDVLAEPGSRRVPLPRARSRPEDSDDAPGDASEDTEPLTLPTFSDGGSCAEITSYASALEYQHGRCVVKCNAY from the coding sequence atggccaccgccgtcgcgcttTCCCAGTCAATATTATCTCTCACGCTCTGCTTTGCACATCCGCGCTCCTCTTGCGGTTCGTTTTCCACGTTGACACAAAACGCAGGCTCGTGTTGCCTCGCCTGCGCCCACCCAGCGCGACAAGCGGCAATGGCAAGCGCCGCCCAGCACATAATCACACCAGCGGTAATCCGCGCGAAGTACTCTGGCTATGTCCTGAGCAACGGCGTCAAGTGCGTCATTGTGCAGGATGCGAACGCGAAaatgccggcggcggccatgAGCATCCGTGCAGGCCAGCTGAACGACCCTGTGGATCTGCCTGGACTGGCGCACTTCTGCGAGCACATGCTCTTTATGGGAACCGAGAAGTTCCCCAAGGAGGACGAGTTCGACAGTTTTGTGTCCAAAGCGAGCGGCCTCACCAACGCCTTCACAGAAGGTTGCGATACGGTGTACTACTTCAGCGTCAGCGATGGCAGCCTCAAGGGGGCGCTAGAGCGGTTTGTGGAGTTCTTCGCGTCTCCCAGCTTCAGTCCTGGTGCGATGGCCCGGGAGGTGAACGCGGTGCACAGCGAAGACGAGAAGAACCACAATAACGACTACTGGCGTCTCGACGAGCTGATCCGTGACTTCTGCAACCCTAAGCACCCACGCAGCCGCTACGGCAATGGCAATCTCACCACCCTGCGGGAcaagccgcagcggcggggaaTCGACGTGCGCGAGGCGCTCAAAACGTTCCACTCCCGCTACTACTTGGCGGATGGGGCGACAATTGCGGTGGTGAGCATGCGACCAGCCGACGAGGTGCTGAGCCTCATCGAGGGACCGCTCACGCGGATGAAGAAGGGGGCCGTTCCACGCTTTTCCTTCCTCGAGGCCGGCGAGCATCTGTTTACCAGTGCCGCGCTCGGCTCCTGGACCAATGTGCGCACGGTGCAGAAGATGCGTGAGCTGCGGCTGATGTGGGCGGTGCGGtcaccgtcgtcggcgtggcgcacaacgccgtcggcgtACATTGCCCACCTCCTCGGGCATGAGTGCAACACCTCCGTGCTCGGGGTGCTGAAGAAGCGCAACTGGGCGACAGGCATGCTGGCCGGCTCCTACCGCGTGGACGATGACTTTGAAGTCCTGGAAGCCTCTGTCACACTCACAGTGGAGGGGTTCCGGAACGTGCTGAAGGTGGTGGACCTGCTGTACCAGGGCATTGGCCAGTCCATTGCGCATGACGTGGACGCTGAGGTGTACAAGGGGatgaaggcggaggagcgtCTCTTCTTTGAGAGCGTtgacgctggcgcgccggcgAATCACTGCGTCACGCTTGCGCAGAACGCCAACGTCACCGATCTGGAGCACTGCTGGATCGGCGGGAACGTGGTGCTCGAGGACGATATGGAGGCGGCTCTGGCCTATGTGCGCCAGCTGACACCGCAGAACTGCGTGATGGTCATGCAGTGGGGAGATATGCCGAGCGATGCACCCGCCGGCGCCACGTCAGCGGAGGAAAACCCCGTAGAGTGCCATGCAAAGCAGCACGACGAAgaggatgacgaggacaGCCAGAgtgccgaggaggagaccgCAGAGGAGACGGAGCAAGCGGAGGAGAGTGACGCGTCGGCTGAGGAGCTGTTTCTCTCGCTGCCGGCCTTCGCCCAGGTGCGGGTCAGCAGCGTCTCGCGCTTCCACAGGGCGCTGTACCAGACGGTCAAGATACCGGAGGAGTACGAGGCGCGGTGGCAGAGTCTCATCAGCGGGCCGTATCCGCCGGAGCTGGCGTTGCCGTCCACGAATCCGTTCATTGCCACAGACTTCACAATTCACCCGCCGgccgctgcggaggcggtggacgAGATCGCCTCCCCGCACGCTGTGACATACGTGAGGAGGGATGCGGGGCACCACAGTACCTTCAagatggcgctgcggtgcaacGTTCTCTCACCCGTTGCGTCCGCGAGCCCGCTGAACCGGCTGTACACGCGCGTCATGCACGGCATACTGTCCAACGCAATCACGGAGACGGCCTACTACGCGATGTTAGCGTCGCTCACTAACGCGGTGATCTTGTCGGAAACGGGGCTGGGCTTTGCAGTGGAGGGCCCGTCGCAGAAGCTGTACGAGTTTTTCTTCGCCGTAGTGCGCAAGGGGCTGTCCACGCAGGTGCTCCAGGGTACTGCGGAGGAGTACGCGACGTACCTGGAGACAGGCGTGCAGAAGCTCAAGAACGTGGGGATGAGCCAGCCGTACAAAGTTCTCCACGAGACACAGAAGAAGGCGACGCGGCACACGTACTACTTGTTCAACGAGATGGTTGCGTGCGAGTCTGCCGCCACGTACGAGGGCTACTGCACCTTTGTGAAGCAGTACTTGGAGAGTGGTCTCCTGCTCGAGTGCTTTGTTGCGGGGAACGTGCTCTCCACACAGGATGTGCGCGAAATGCTGGTTGGTCCGCTGGAGGACCTCCTAGCAACCTTAACCATTCCAATCCCGCTGAAGGAGTCCATTCCACGTGTGCGCGACACATACGGCCCGCGTACTGAAGATGGGAAAGCAAACGAGAGCGTGCTCTGCACCTTTGATGTCCTCTCGATGCCACCATCGAACCCGGCCGACCCGAACGCGGCTGTTCTTGTCGACGTCATCATTGGCGAGGCCACTCCGCGTGTGATGGCGCTCACAGACACCGCCATGAAGCTCATTAGCTCCTCTTTCTTCAacgtgctgcgcacgcgggAGGCGTTGGGCTACGTTGTGTTTGCTGAAAGCAGTGTCGTCTACTGCACAGCGCACGCACTCTTCGTGGTGCAGAGTGCACTGAAGGATGTAGACTGCGTATACCTGCTCTCCCGTATCGTcgccttcttctctgctgtggaggcgcagctggacACGCTGTGCTCCGCCGAGGAGGTCGAGAAGGTGAAGGGGGGCCTGATCGCAGCTCTGGAGAAAGTGCCAGACTCTGTCGAGGGCGATGTCAGGCGCCTTGAGGGTGAGTATTTCAGCCTGTCGAAGTTTGAAAGTCGGCAGCGGACGATTGCCGCTCTCTTGGCCATCACTTCGGAGGATGTAAAGTCGCACCTCCGCAAGTTTTTCTTCAACAACCGCAGTGGGTCTCGTGCGTTGGCGCTGTGCATCAATAACGctcgcaccgctgccaccgaTGTGCTCGCTGAGCCAGGTAGCCGCCGCGTTCctctgccgcgcgcgcggtCGAGGCCggaggacagcgacgacgcgccAGGTGACGCGTCAGAGGACACTgagccgctgacgctgcctACCTTTTCGGATGGCGGCAGCTGTGCTGAGATCACCTCTTATGCTTCTGCCCTCGAGTATCAGCACGGGCGTTGCGTTGTCAAGTGCAACGCCTATTGA
- a CDS encoding methylcrotonoyl-coa carboxylase biotinylated subunitprotein-like protein: MLRRTDRCGQRKVEKLLVANRGEIACRVFRTCREMHIRTVALFCEAERNAKHVVEADEAVCIGPPPAVNSYLRGDHIISVAKQLNVDAIHPGYGFLSENADFAEAVTRSGIEFIGPPASAISLMGSKSESKRIMEAAGVPVVPGYYGENQNVSFLAEEANRVGFPILIKAVSGGGGKGMKIVERPEDFAFMLESAKREAANFFKDDRVILERYVKRPRHIECQIFFDKHGRGVFFFERDCSVQRRYQKVLEEAPAPHLSMEMRQRIGEVALQAAKAVGYVGAGTVEFIFDTSTGDFYFMEMNTRLQVEHPVTEEVCRIKGAPLDLVKLQIKTAMGKPLTFSQEDVALVGSCIEARVYAESPERGFLPESGPLTFIREPFQGVRGPTRTRLDTGFCEGDNVLIHYDPMLAKVISWGRNREDALKGLRQALGEYKVAGINTNIEFLKRCCEAPEFARGGVTTNFISEHEKQLLNAPAVTPKVAAMAATAWLLNRCDNWRGAFRLNGDTSATVHFYIDNRPVEVRLHTEGANYHKIFFSVWDHEGSFAVGSGPVTSKHRDQRSIVNGFTFLFENGMRHTVLAVATEGDVTIIGSFGLHQIRLLPLTDGFGDASMAGGTSAKIVSPMPGKVSKFLVNSGDFVEKGQALMIVEAMKMEHPVKALQDGQVSFLVKEGEVVGSDHVLATVVQKE; encoded by the coding sequence atgctgcgccgcacagaTCGCTGCGGCCAGCGCAAGGTCGAGAAACTGCTGGTGGCAAATCGGGGTGAGATCGCGTGCCGCGTTTTCCGCACATGTCGTGAGATGCACATCCGCACTGTGGCGCTGTTCTGCGAGGCAGAACGGAACGCAAAGCACGTCGTAGAGGCTGACGAGGCGGTCTGTATTGGTCCTCCACCTGCGGTGAACTCGTATCTGCGCGGTGACCATATCATTAGCGTGGCGAAGCAGCTGAACGTTGATGCAATTCACCCCGGGTACGGATTTCTTTCCGAGAACGCGGACTTCGCTGAAGCTGTCACGCGCTCCGGCATCGAGTTTATTGGCCCACCCGCGTCTGCTATCTCGCTGATGGGGTCGAAAAGTGAGAGCAAGCGCATTATGGAGGCCGCCGGCGTGCCTGTTGTGCCGGGCTACTACGGTGAGAATCAGAATGTCTCCTTCCTTGCGGAGGAGGCAAACAGAGTGGGATTCCCTATTCTCATCAAGGCAGTCtcgggtggcggcggcaagggcATGAAGATTGTGGAGCGCCCGGAAGATTTTGCGTTTATGCTGGAGAGCGCGAAGCGTGAGGCAGCCAACTTTTTCAAGGACGACCGCGTCATTTTGGAGCGCTATGTGAAGCGCCCGCGACACATAGAGTGCCAGATTTTTTTCGATAAACACGGTAGAGGCGTCTTCTTCTTCGAGCGGGATTGCAGCGTTCAGCGCCGGTATCAGAAGGTCCTTGAGGAGGCCCCGGCACCCCACCTGTCAATGGAGATGCGACAGCGCATTGGCGAGGTAGCGTTGCAGGCTGCGAAGGCCGTTGGCTACGTGGGCGCGGGCACGGTGGAGTTCATCTTCGACACGAGCACTGGCGATTTTTACTTCATGGAGATGAACACGCGGCTACAGGTGGAGCATCCCGTgacggaggaggtgtgtCGTATCAAAGGCGCACCGCTGGACTTGGTCAAGCTGCAGATCAAGACAGCCATGGGTAAGCCGCTCACATTTTCCCAGGAAGACGTAGCGTTGGTCGGCTCCTGTATCGAGGCGCGCGTGTACGCGGAGTCGCCGGAGCGGGGGTTTCTGCCCGAGAGCGGTCCTTTGACGTTCATCCGGGAGCCGTTCCAGGGGGTGCGCGGGCCGACGCGCACCCGACTAGACACTGGGTTTTGCGAGGGCGACAACGTACTCATCCACTACGATCCCATGCTGGCCAAGGTCATTTCGTGGGGCCGCAATCGTGAAGATGCGTTAAAAGGGCTGCGGCAGGCGCTGGGCGAGTACAAGGTGGCCGGCATCAACACGAACATCGAGTTCCTAAAGCGATGCTGCGAGGCACCGGAGTTCGCTCGCGGTGGCGTGACCACTAACTTCATCAGCGAACACGAAAAGCAGCTGCTCAACGCTCCAGCGGTGACGCCGAAGGTGGCAGCCATGGCTGCCACCGCTTGGCTGCTGAACCGCTGCGATAATTGGCGTGGTGCGTTCCGCCTCAACGGCGACACCAGTGCCACCGTTCACTTTTACATTGACAACCGTCCGGTAGAGGTGCGCCTGCACACGGAGGGTGCAAACTACCACAAGATCTTCTTCAGCGTGTGGGATCATGAGGGATCGTTTGCGGTGGGCTCTGGCCCTGTGACCTCGAAGCACCGTGACCAGAGGAGCATCGTGAATGGTTTCACCTTCCTTTTCGAGAATGGCATGCGCCACACGGTGTTGGCCGTCGCGACGGAAGGCGATGTGACAATCATTGGCAGCTTTGGGCTACACCAGATTCGCCTACTGCCACTGACAGACGGATTTGGGGACGCATCAATGGCGGGTGGTACCTCGGCGAAGATCGTGAGCCCGATGCCTGGCAAAGTGTCCAAGTTTCTCGTGAATAGCGGCGACTTCGTCGAGAAGGGCCAGGCTCTCATGATTGTGGAGGCGATGAAGATGGAGCACCCTGTCAAGGCGCTGCAAGACGGCCAGGTGTCTTTTCTTGTtaaagagggggaggtggtCGGCAGCGACCACGTGCTTGCCACGGTCGTGCAGAAGGAGTGA
- a CDS encoding phosphatidylethanolaminen-methyltransferase-lik e protein, which yields MSLESASGCAKLSLTSSEDGESYGLLHDGTRFRVPDTMSVMDALLTPKSWRSPATLIWIASWFAVGMTGLLYFTHGLPMWFFCAHFAFWRLAYNIGIGAILHYHSRYGSFLKFYRRVVSDCPVTRRLLEASVVFQDNTEYKVSSFPDEFNAWMLFRQIENVILANDLVSYGVLSVVCWEKMSLRSPVDIFCFVFGSASIAFALWSKFDAHRVIGDFAWYWGDFFFLLDKNLTFDGIFQMFPHPMYTVGYAFMYGVPVMAKSYTLFYMSVFGHLCQLAFLAFVENPHIDRTYNVLSSPTPEEQQRHAVLYGKGSEAYLEHNELVVLMHFDIFRASDLLLALTIIYLLATLLLPLPAWVYAVHVMAWRLFHNGFLGYLLKRESCEKWFSRNYASPQAAFNNWKRIYNASVTITNLSYCLCAVKYFTWAMPLFSSGEARCFVMIVGTLLVGINAYVSWSIYEAIGDYGYFYGDFFIENVPAKLNYSGIYRYLNNPDSSLGMSAYYGIALLSGSPVMLVVAMMSHAAAKIFEAVVEEPHMRKRYGNQVREAGGMQAEFVRRMKVSKAEYDKKMRAIKAKLECRKNQ from the coding sequence ATGTCTCTTGAAAGCGCGTCCGGGTGCGCAAAGTTGTCTCTCACCTCCTCCGAGGATGGGGAGAGCTACGGTCTCCTGCATGACGGCACCCGGTTCCGTGTTCCGGACACCATGTCAGTGATGGACGCACTCTTGACACCCAAGTCGTGGCGGAGTCCGGCGACGCTCATCTGGATCGCGTCCTGGTTCGCCGTGGGGATGACGGGGCTGCTCTACTTCACCCACGGGCTGCCTATGTGGTTCTTCTGCGCTCATTTTGCCTTCTGGCGACTGGCGTACAACATTGGCATCGGTGCCATCCTGCACTACCATTCGCGGTACGGCTCTTTCCTTAAGTTCTACCGTCGCGTTGTCAGCGATTGCCCGGTAACCCGACGCCTTCTGGAGGCGTCCGTTGTCTTCCAGGACAACACCGAGTACAAGGTGTCCAGTTTTCCGGACGAGTTCAACGCTTGGATGCTGTTCCGCCAGATTGAGAACGTCATTCTCGCCAACGACCTTGTGTCGTACGGCGTGCTTTCGGTTGTCTGCTGGGAGAAGATGAGCCTCAGATCGCCCGTAGACATTTTCTGTTTCGTATTtggcagcgcctccatcgcgtTTGCACTCTGGAGCAAGTTCGACGCGCACCGTGTCATTGGCGACTTCGCCTGGTACTGGGGCGactttttctttctcctcgACAAAAACCTCACCTTCGACGGCATCTTCCAAATGTTCCCACATCCGATGTATACGGTCGGCTACGCCTTCATGTATGGCGTGCCGGTCATGGCCAAGTCCTACACACTCTTCTACATGAGCGTTTTTGGGCACCTGTGCCAGCTGGCGTTCCTGGCATTCGTGGAGAACCCGCACATTGACCGCACCTATAACGTACTGTCGTCACCGACgccggaggagcagcagcggcatgccGTGCTGTACGGGAAGGGCAGTGAGGCCTACCTGGAGCACAACGAGCTTGTGGTGCTCATGCACTTCGACATATTCCGTGCCAGTGACCTTCTTTTAGCCTTGACGATCATCTATCTGCTggcaacgctgctgctgcccctcccGGCGTGGGTCTACGCGGTTCACGTGATGGCCTGGCGTCTCTTTCACAACGGCTTTCTCGGGTACCTGCTGAAGCGGGAGTCGTGCGAGAAGTGGTTCTCCCGCAACTACGCCTCGCCGCAGGCGGCCTTCAACAACTGGAAGCGCATCTACAACGCGAGTGTCACAATCACAAACCTGTCCTActgcctctgcgccgtcaAGTACTTTACCTGGGCGATGCCGCTTTTCAGCAGTGGCGAGGCACGCTGCTTCGTGATGATCGTCGGCACGCTTCTTGTCGGTATCAACGCGTACGTGAGCTGGAGCATATACGAGGCCATCGGTGACTACGGCTACTTCTACGGTGACTTCTTCATCGAGAACGTCCCAGCAAAGCTGAACTACAGCGGCATCTATCGCTATCTAAATAACCCTGACTCGTCGCTCGGAATGTCAGCCTACTACGGCATCGCACTGCTGTCCGGCAGCCCGGTGATGCTGGTGGTGGCTATGATGTCCCACGCGGCTGCGAAGATCTTTGAGGCTGTAGTTGAGGAGCCGCACATGCGCAAGCGCTACGGTAACCAAGTTCGCGAGGCTGGTGGGATGCAAGCGGAGTTTGTGCGGCGCATGAAGGTCTCGAAGGCGGAGTACGACAAGAAGATGCGCGCCATTAAGGCAAAGCTGGAATGTCGCAAGAATCAGTGA
- a CDS encoding autophagy protein 10 (ATG10), with translation MDCSEAVLVCRCCVVHYVVYISPSPPPHSVPHFSILSRAIRLRLTEVAPQRCRLCAAGLPATPPHQTMKTDTASVHCTRASFAQFARQRCADSPWELRSKRDPFGVPLEWLEATYNVCSLFEGSASAVLITVCVLFNADFAVPQLGFYNSTVTSLEGLQMAVPNLTFVNAPSTVEPADVTGSLHRPLVSFSWSQELGQYMWLVHPCDTENLLRCRRYDGEQGDVLSVFLRAMCDYFPFAPLLVPRAGGNFDTARA, from the coding sequence ATGGACTGCTCTGAGGCGGTCCTCGTGTGCCGATGTTGTGTGGTGCACTATGTGGTTTACATatcgccttctcctccgccccaTTCAGTCCCTCATTTCTCCATATTGTCACGTGCTATACGGCTTCGACTCACAGAGGTCGCTCCTCAGCGGTGTCGATTGTGTGCAGCGGGTCTTCCTGCTACTCCTCCTCACCAGACGATGAAAACGGATACTGCTTCGGTGCACTGCACACGAGCAAGTTTCGCACAGTTCGCGCGCCAACGGTGCGCAGACTCACCGTGGGAGCTCAGATCGAAGCGCGACCCTTTTGGGGTACCTTTGGAGTGGCTGGAGGCGACATACAATGTGTGCAGCTTATTTGAGGGGTCCGCGAGCGCGGTACTCATCACGGTGTGTGTCCTTTTCAATGCTGACTTCGCTGTCCCACAGTTGGGCTTCTATAACTCTACCGTCACGAGCCTCGAGGGCCTGCAGATGGCGGTGCCGAATCTCACGTTCGTAAACGCACCGTCGACTGTGGAACCAGCCGATGTGACGGGGTCGTTGCATCGACCGCTCGTGAGCTTCTCATGGAGCCAGGAGCTGGGTCAGTACATGTGGCTTGTGCACCCCTGCGACACAGAAAACCTGCTACGTTGCAGACGATACGACGGTGAACAAGGTGACGTACTCAGCGTCTTTCTGCGCGCCATGTGCGACTACTTTCCTTTTGCGCCACTGCTTGTACCGCGTGCGGGAGGAAATTTCGATACCGCACGTGCATGA